Part of the Neorhodopirellula lusitana genome is shown below.
AGAACGATAACCCTTTGATTTTGGACGGCAACCAAATCCAATTAGGACGAAGTCATTATGTTGCCAGCCACGGCCAGGAAAGCTGTTGGGGTGAATGCGGCTCGGTGGCGACCGGAGAGGTGTTTACCAATATCTACACTTCAGCGACCAAGATCGTTCCCATTGATGGAGACGCGGGCCGCGTTGCTGACGGTCCGTTCTTTCGCAATTCCAAATCGCGTTTTCGGGACGTTCTCGATGGGCTAAGCAACACAATCTTTTTTGGTGAGCACAGTTCGGCGCTGAGTGATAAGACCTGGGTCGGCGTGGTCCCGGGGGCGTTCACGCATCCGCGGTTTGAGTCACCTGAGAATGGCTCGGACGCCGCCGCGACGCTGACATTGGTGCATGCCGGTCCATCCGGTGGTGAACTGGATATTACCGGCAGCCCGATCATTCACCCGATGAATTTTCCGACGTACCACGTTGGACAGATGTTTTCAGAGCATCCGGGCGGTGGTTACGTTTGTTTGGGGGACGGGTCGGTTCAGTTTGTTAGCAACTTCATCGACCTGGTGCTGTGGGCAGAGATGTCCAGCATGGATGAGGGTGAGAAGATTGATTGGGAGAAATTTTAATGCCTAGTCAGAACGCTCAGTCGGATTCCAAACTCAATGGCCGCGTGATCGGGATCGGGACGCTTGTCTTGGTAGTGGCAGTGTTGGGCCTGTGGTGGTGGATGCGTCCGCCGGTGAAACTGAACGAAAACCACTATGACATCACGATCGCTTTGTATCGGGCATGCAATCAACGAAGTGCGGAGAGCTTGGCAAGGATCGAGTCTTTGTTGGCGGAATCCGACGCGAGTATGGATGGACCGGCCGGGCAAGCGATCGTTTCGATCATCGCTGACGCAAAGCAAGATCGTTGGCAGGACGCGTCGAGAGATTGCCGAACGTTGTTGGAACAACAGGTTCAGCGTTGATGAGGGCAACCACAAACACGCATCGCGTTTAGCAGGCAAATCCTTTTGCATGTGGGATCTTTAACAAGATCCACTGCGAGGTGACAGCACCAAGGGGTGCGTTATTGGTTTAGGATTTCAGTCACGTTTTCGAGCGGACGACCGATTGCGGCTTTGCCATTGTGCACGACGATCGGGCGTTCGATCAGTACGGGGTTTTCAGCCAAGATGGCGATCCACTGTTTGTCGGTCAGATCTTGATTGGCTAGGTCGAGTTCTTTGAATCGCTTTTCGCCTTTACGGACCAGCTTGCTCGGTGGGATGCCCAGCATTTTGACAATTTTGGTGAGCTCCTTTTCGTTGGGCGCGTCCTGCAGATACTTCACGGTCTCGAATTCCAGGCCATGTTCTTCGAGTAGTGCCACTGCGGCGCGAGACTTGGAACAGCGAGGGTTGTGATAGAGAGTGGTCATGAGTGGCGAGATTTTCCGGAGTCAACGTGATGTCGCAAGCGGTTGGAAAAGGATCCAGCCGCTCGCGTGATTGTATCTTGCCGACGTGATTGTTGGAGGGCGGATCGATCTGCGGGTGGCTCGCTTGACGAATCAGTCCCAGTTGAGGCTGCCGGCGGCTTGATACTCGGTGACTCGGGTTTCGAAGAAGTTCTTTTCTTTGGCGAGGTCCATCGTCTCGCTCATCCAGGGAAATGGGTTGGTCGAACCGTACTGCATCGGCAGCCCAATCCGCTCGAGTCGGCGGTCGGCGATGTGTTGGACGTAGTCGCGGAAGAGGTCTTCGTTGAGTCCCATGATGCCGTTGGGAAGGCAGTCGGCGGCGTAGTCCAACTCCAGTTCGACAGCCTGTTTGACGCGGTCGATCATCGCTTGCTGGAATTCCGGAGTCCACAATTGCGGGTTTTCGGCTTTGATGCCGTTGATCAGATCGATTCCGAAGTTCAGGTGAATTGTTTCGTCGCGCAGGATGTACTGGAACTGTTCGCCGATTCCGGTCATCAGGTTGCGGCGATGGAATGACAGCATCATCACAAAGCCGGTGTAGAAAAACACGCCTTCCATGATCAGGTAGTAACCGATCAAATTTTTGAGAAATGCTTGGGCTCCTTCGTCCGTGGCGGTGGAGAAGTTCGGGTCCATGACTTCGGCGGTCAGTTCGGTTTCGAACGCGTCTTTGCGAGCGATCGAGGGCACCTCGTGATACATGTTGAACACCTCGCCTTCATCCAGTCCGAGGCTGTCGACGACGTACAAGAACGTGTGTGAGTGAACGGCTTCTTCGAACGCTTGTCGCAACAGGTATTGTCGGCATTCAGCGTTGGTGACGTGTTTGAAGATCGCGAGTACCAGGTTATTGCCCACCAGACTCTCAGCGGTGGAGAAGAAGCCAAGATTCCGCATGATGACGCGACGTTCAGCTTCGGTTAACTGATTGCCGCGCCAGGTTTCGATGTCCTTTGTCATCGGAACCTCGGTGGGCATCCAGTGATTCGCACAACCGTTGTTGTAGTGTTCCCAAGCCCAGTGGTACTTCAACGGCATGAGTTGATTGACGTCAACTTGGTTGCAATTGATCAGGCGTTTATCGGAGGCGCTAAAGCGATTCGAGGTGTTGATGGCGGCAGCGGTCGGGAGTGTGGGTTGTGTCATGTTTTACATTCGTGGGTCGGTAGGAATGGGAACGTCGCTGCGGTCGCGGAGCCAGCGGGCGAGCGCGAGCCGAGTGGGGATTTGAACGGGGCCGTCGAGCAATACGTTGTCGGCACTGAGAACACAGGCTTGGAAAGGGCCGTCCCGAGATGGCAGATCGAACCCGCCTAGGTCTGTCAGGATCAACTGGCGACCATCGCTTTCCGCTCGCACCCAAGCCCGGGAAACCCCCGGCTTGTGATGAACCTGGAAACCGCGTTCGATCCAGTTGACGTAGAACAACATGGTTACTGGCAGGCTTCGCAGTCGGGATCGTCAATGCTGCACGCGGCCGGGGTGACGACTCGGTCAACTCGAATGGTGCCGGATTGACTTTGCGATTTCATCCAGCGGGGTTGGATGCCGTGTCGATTGATATCGACGGTCGATTTTTCGACCTGGGTGGCCGCCAAGGAACGCAAGTAGTACGTCGTCTTCAGACCGCTCTTCCACGCCAGTATGTACATCGCGTCGATCGCTTTACCGCTGGGCTGGGCCATGTACAGATTCAACGATTGGCCTTGGTCGATCCATTTTTGACGTTTCGCGGCAGCGGCGATCAGCCAGTCGGGCTGGATCTCAAAGGCGGTCGCGAACAGCTCTTTCACGTTTTCCGGAAGACGTGGGATGTCCCGGACAGTGCCGTCGAAGTGTTTCAAAGCATCGAGCATTTCCGCATCCCATAAACCTTGTGACTTGAGTTCGTGAACCAAGCGGTGGTTGGTTTGCGTGAACTCGCCCGACAGGTTGCTCTTGGAATAGAGCTGTTTGTAGGTCGGTTCGATCGACTGAGTGCATCCGATGATGGTCGAGATGGTGGCGGTCGGTGCGATCGCCAAACAGTTGCTGTTTCGCATGCCGTGTTGGGCGATGGAATTGCGAACGACTTGCCAGTCCAGCGTCGTGGTGCGATCGATATCGATGGTTTCGCCACGGCCCTGTTCGAGCAGGTCGAGGGTGTCGATTGGTAGCAACCCACGGTCCCATTTGGACCCGTCATAGGAAGCGTACTTGCCGCGGTCACGTGCCAGTTCGGACGAGGCCAGGATCGCGAAGTAGCTGATTGCTTCCATGCTTTGATCGGCAAAGTCGACCGCCGCTTGACTGGCCATTGGGATTCGCAGTTCGTGCAGTGCGTCTTGGTATCCCATCAATCCGAGACCGACGGGACGATGTCGAGCGTTGGCGTTTTTTGCTTCCGGGGTCGGGTAGTAGTTGATGTCCACGACGTTGTCGAGCATCCGCATCGCGGTGGTGACGGTGCGGCGAAGCAAGTCGTGATTCAATACTCCATCGATGATGTGGGCCGACAAATTGATTGAACCCAGGTTGCAGACAGCCGTCTCGTCGGCGCTGGTGTTGAGCAGGATTTCGGTACAGAGATTGCTGCTGTGGACGACTCCGGTGTGATCTTGCGGGGAGCGAATGTTGGACGGGTCTTTGAAGGTCACCCAAGGATGACCGGTTTCGAACAGTCGCGTTAAAAGTTTCCGCCACAAGTCGGACGCGGGCATCGCACGGTGTTGGCGGATGCGACCGGCTTGGGCTTCGGATTCGTAGAACTCGTAACGGGCCTTGAAGTCGGCTCCGTACAGGTCGTGCAGGTCAGGGACTTCATCGGGACTGAATAGCGTCCAGGTGCCGCCGTCGCGAAGTCGTTGCATGAACAAGTCAGGAATCCACGCGGCGGTGTGCATGTCGTGGGTTCGCCGGCGATCGTCACCGGTGTTCTTACGCAAATCCAAGAACTCGACGAAGTCTAGGTGCCAGGGTTCCATGTAGGCACACACTGCGCCTTTGCGTTTCCCACCTTGGTTGACTGCGACGGCGGCGTCGTTGACGATTTTCAGGAACGGGATCACACCTTGGCTCTCGCCATTGGTGCCGTTAATGCGAGCTCCGGTGGCGCGAATGTTGGTCCAGTCGTTGCCAAGACCGCCCGCCCACTTGGACAGCACCGCGTTGTCGCCAACGCACTTGAAGATGTGCTGCAGGTCGTCTTGGATCGTGGTGAGATAGCAACTGCTTAGCTGGGGATGCAGCGTGCCGGAATTGAAAAGCGTCGGCGTGGCACTGGTGAACCGCATCGATGAGAGCAGGTCATAGAATTCGATGGCGCGTTCTTCGCGATTTTCGGTTTCGGCGAGTGCCAAGCCCATCGCGACGCGCATCCAGAAGTATTGCGGCGTTTCGATGCGGCGACCTTCGATATGCAGCAGGTAGCGATCATAGATCGTTTGGATGCCGAGATAGCGGAACTGCTCGTCGCGTTCGGGAAGGAGAGCAGCCGCGATCTTGTTCAAGTCGAATGCACGAAGATCGTTCGATAGGCGTTTGGCTCGGACGCCTTCGATAATGTAGTGTTCAAAGTGGTCGCGATAGCTTGCCGCATAGCCTTCGTCGAATTGTGTTTTGCCAAGTGATTGACGATAGATGATGGAACGTTGCAGTTGCGCGGCCAGTGCGTCGTAGGCGGGATCGCGTTCGATGCGACTGCGGGTGGATAACACCAACGCTCGCGTGACATCGTCGGGTGTCATGCCATCGAAGGCACCACGAACGACTTCGGCCACGATCGCATTGGTGTCGACTTCGGGAAGTCTCGATTCGGGACACTTGGCCAGGAAGCGGGCGATGCGTTTTTCGTCGAACGGGACGCGGACGCCAGGTTCCAATTCCACTTGGACTCGTGGCTCGATGTTGTTTGATGCTTGCAGCGATTGATCGAGTGAGTCCAGTCCAGCGTCGGTGCCGCGAATTGCACGAATGCGTGCGTGTTCGGTGCGGTACAGGATGTAACGGCGGGCGACGTGAAAGTGCTCACGTTTCATCAGCCCGATTTCAACGATGTCTTGAATCTGTTCGACGGTGACGGGCGAGGAGCGTTCGGGACGTAAAATCACGTCTTCGATCTGGGAAACGATTTGAGTGATGTGTTCGATCACATCGCTGGCCAATGGTTGTCCGTCGGCGAGGTTCAGTTCGGCTCGGAACGCCTTTTCGATAGCGGTTTGAACTCGCCGTGGATCAAATTCAATTTCGCGACCGTCACGTTTGCGAACCACTCCGGTACGTGTGTTTTCCGCTGAAGATTCCATGCGGTGACTCCCTTTTAGCAGACCGATTGCGCACGCGCAGCCGGTCTCCGTTATCCGTTGAATGCCAAATTTCGATTCTTGGTGCGCGCAAACGCATCCGGCTTACGAATCAAAATCTGGCACAAGAACAAACCCAGACAACTCACAAAGATTGCTTCGTTGTCGCAACGATCGCCCCAATCCAAGAGGGCACCCAAATCGCCTATTTCGTGGTAGGTCTTCTGACTCACTGCCGATCAACGTTCATTGCCTTCTCATTCGCTTGATCGCGAACAATGGCACTTCCAAAGAAGAAACATTGACTTGCAACTCGGAGGTTGCGGCAGTTCACAGCGGCTGGACCATCCCGGAATTTCACCGGAGTTCCCTGTTCATGAACCGAGCCAGAAGCACGGTTCATCACCACGAACGCCCCAACCATATCGGTTGAAATCGGTTCGTCAAGCGGAAGGGGTTTTGAGATGCGAGATTGGGAGGGGCCTAGTGCCTTAGTGCTTCGGCGGGGGACATTTTGGATGCGGCCAAGGCGGGTAGGAGGCCGCCTAGGAAACCGACCACGATCGCGATCAGCAGGCCTTGCATGACGATGCCGGTGCGGATCTTGCCTTCAATCAATCCGTTGACCGCTGGCATATGGGTCAGCATAGAAACCAGGAATAACGCGACCGTGATTCCAAGGATAGCACCCAGTAGACAGAGCAAGATGGATTCGAGCAGGACCATTGAAATGATTCTTTTGCGAGTCCAGCCGATCGCGCGAAGCACGCCGATCTCGAGCGTGCGTTCTTGGATCGACATCAACATTGTGTTCAGCACCCCGATGCTGCCGATGATGGTTGCGAGCATGGATGTGAGCCATGCCATGGCAACGGCAAGCCGTATTTCGGAGAGTGACTCGATATGTTCGCGTGTGGGACGAGCTTTGAGATCGGGTTGCATGGCTTCAATGTCGGCAGAGATTCGTTCGAGTAACGCTTCGTCGGTTGCATCGGTGGTGACGATGCTGAAACCAGATACTTCCCCTTCGCGTCCCATCAAGCGTTGCAACTCGCCGATTGACACAACCAGCGATCCGTTTTGAATCACATTGAAGCTTTCATAGATGCCGACGATTTCGTAGCCCTCACCCTCGACGATATCGAGGGTTTCGCCCACCTTCTTGCCGAGTGTTTCGGCCAGCGTGATACCGACCATCACGGCTCGCTTGTCGGATTGCAGCAAACGCCGGCCGGCGACCGGTTCCATCGCTTCGATTACTTGGGTTTCCGGTTTCAGCCCACTGACGGGTACGACGTACAAGCCGACCTCGGTGAACGAGACGATGTCGGAGAGTCCTGGGATTACATCTGTGACTCCATCGAGCATTGCGATGCGGTCACCAAGGGATTCATCGAGTGTGCTAGTTGAGCTGCGAACGCTGCCTGAACGAACGACGATCAGGTCGACACCTGCGCCTTGGTAGTAGTCCAAGAACGAGTCTTTGAATCCGTTGGCGATACCGACCAGTGACACCACTGCACAAACCGCGAGCGCCACCGCAACCAGCGTCAGCCCGCTGCGCAGGGGACGTTGGACGATGTTTCGGAGCGTCATGGTGGAAAATAGCATCGGTCGTCGCTTGGGAATCTAACCGGCACCTCAGCGTTCGATCGTATCGTGCTGAAGGACGCCGGAAAGGTTGGGCGAACACGAAATGGACTGCTGAAGCATACCCGTCAAAGGAGTGCGTAATAGGAGTGAGATTGTGTGTTGCACCCTTGGTGGTTCACTCGTTACTTTAAATATTACTCCACCCTAATGGGTGGGCACGTTTTGCCTTCCCTTTTTGAAAGTATTCGGATGTCGGTTTCCAATCCTTATCAATCGACTCATGAAGTCGCTGTTGATCCATTCAACTCGCACCGTACTTATGGTGGGATTGGACGAGCGGCCTATTTCTTTGGAGGGATCGGAATCAGCATTGTTCAGAACGTGGTTACGGTCGCACTGGCTGGTAGTGGGGACGTCGGTTCAGTCGCCGTCATACCCATCGCGTTGGTTGCAGTTGCTGGGACGGTGGCCTTGGCGTGCTTCCGAATGATTAACTTAGGTTCGAGTGGTTGGTGGGGCCTGGGGATTATCGTGCCGATATTGAATATCTTCGTTGGGCTGCGCTGTCTAATTTGCCCCGAAGGCTACGCGGACCACAAGACACTGGATTTGGCTGGGAAGATCATCAGCGGTATTTTGATCGCAATCATCGCCCTTGGCGTGATCGCGTTCGTGGCTGTGGTCGCTACTAGCCCTCGATAGGCGTCGATTGGATCAAGGGCGTCCACGGGGCCAACGCAGTGGTGGGCTGCCGCGGTATCGTTTTTAAGCAATACCAGATACGCTGCAAGGACGGTTTTGGTATCAAGACGCCACCCGCC
Proteins encoded:
- a CDS encoding DUF1559 domain-containing protein, which translates into the protein MSPRRIRFGFTLVELLVVIAIIGVLVGLLLPAVQAAREAARRMSCSNNLRQVGLATHNYHSAFNRLPAGYVSYATNNGVAPAQVKMDPITWDAGPGWGWGAAILPFAEGSALTASLQFDHPIWSDKNIEAVASGVPMFLCPSTTGGDDSFVVTDENDNPLILDGNQIQLGRSHYVASHGQESCWGECGSVATGEVFTNIYTSATKIVPIDGDAGRVADGPFFRNSKSRFRDVLDGLSNTIFFGEHSSALSDKTWVGVVPGAFTHPRFESPENGSDAAATLTLVHAGPSGGELDITGSPIIHPMNFPTYHVGQMFSEHPGGGYVCLGDGSVQFVSNFIDLVLWAEMSSMDEGEKIDWEKF
- the arsC gene encoding arsenate reductase (glutaredoxin) (This arsenate reductase requires both glutathione and glutaredoxin to convert arsenate to arsenite, after which the efflux transporter formed by ArsA and ArsB can extrude the arsenite from the cell, providing resistance.); its protein translation is MTTLYHNPRCSKSRAAVALLEEHGLEFETVKYLQDAPNEKELTKIVKMLGIPPSKLVRKGEKRFKELDLANQDLTDKQWIAILAENPVLIERPIVVHNGKAAIGRPLENVTEILNQ
- a CDS encoding ribonucleotide-diphosphate reductase subunit beta; its protein translation is MTQPTLPTAAAINTSNRFSASDKRLINCNQVDVNQLMPLKYHWAWEHYNNGCANHWMPTEVPMTKDIETWRGNQLTEAERRVIMRNLGFFSTAESLVGNNLVLAIFKHVTNAECRQYLLRQAFEEAVHSHTFLYVVDSLGLDEGEVFNMYHEVPSIARKDAFETELTAEVMDPNFSTATDEGAQAFLKNLIGYYLIMEGVFFYTGFVMMLSFHRRNLMTGIGEQFQYILRDETIHLNFGIDLINGIKAENPQLWTPEFQQAMIDRVKQAVELELDYAADCLPNGIMGLNEDLFRDYVQHIADRRLERIGLPMQYGSTNPFPWMSETMDLAKEKNFFETRVTEYQAAGSLNWD
- a CDS encoding ribonucleoside-diphosphate reductase subunit alpha — protein: MESSAENTRTGVVRKRDGREIEFDPRRVQTAIEKAFRAELNLADGQPLASDVIEHITQIVSQIEDVILRPERSSPVTVEQIQDIVEIGLMKREHFHVARRYILYRTEHARIRAIRGTDAGLDSLDQSLQASNNIEPRVQVELEPGVRVPFDEKRIARFLAKCPESRLPEVDTNAIVAEVVRGAFDGMTPDDVTRALVLSTRSRIERDPAYDALAAQLQRSIIYRQSLGKTQFDEGYAASYRDHFEHYIIEGVRAKRLSNDLRAFDLNKIAAALLPERDEQFRYLGIQTIYDRYLLHIEGRRIETPQYFWMRVAMGLALAETENREERAIEFYDLLSSMRFTSATPTLFNSGTLHPQLSSCYLTTIQDDLQHIFKCVGDNAVLSKWAGGLGNDWTNIRATGARINGTNGESQGVIPFLKIVNDAAVAVNQGGKRKGAVCAYMEPWHLDFVEFLDLRKNTGDDRRRTHDMHTAAWIPDLFMQRLRDGGTWTLFSPDEVPDLHDLYGADFKARYEFYESEAQAGRIRQHRAMPASDLWRKLLTRLFETGHPWVTFKDPSNIRSPQDHTGVVHSSNLCTEILLNTSADETAVCNLGSINLSAHIIDGVLNHDLLRRTVTTAMRMLDNVVDINYYPTPEAKNANARHRPVGLGLMGYQDALHELRIPMASQAAVDFADQSMEAISYFAILASSELARDRGKYASYDGSKWDRGLLPIDTLDLLEQGRGETIDIDRTTTLDWQVVRNSIAQHGMRNSNCLAIAPTATISTIIGCTQSIEPTYKQLYSKSNLSGEFTQTNHRLVHELKSQGLWDAEMLDALKHFDGTVRDIPRLPENVKELFATAFEIQPDWLIAAAAKRQKWIDQGQSLNLYMAQPSGKAIDAMYILAWKSGLKTTYYLRSLAATQVEKSTVDINRHGIQPRWMKSQSQSGTIRVDRVVTPAACSIDDPDCEACQ
- a CDS encoding ABC transporter permease — protein: MTLRNIVQRPLRSGLTLVAVALAVCAVVSLVGIANGFKDSFLDYYQGAGVDLIVVRSGSVRSSTSTLDESLGDRIAMLDGVTDVIPGLSDIVSFTEVGLYVVPVSGLKPETQVIEAMEPVAGRRLLQSDKRAVMVGITLAETLGKKVGETLDIVEGEGYEIVGIYESFNVIQNGSLVVSIGELQRLMGREGEVSGFSIVTTDATDEALLERISADIEAMQPDLKARPTREHIESLSEIRLAVAMAWLTSMLATIIGSIGVLNTMLMSIQERTLEIGVLRAIGWTRKRIISMVLLESILLCLLGAILGITVALFLVSMLTHMPAVNGLIEGKIRTGIVMQGLLIAIVVGFLGGLLPALAASKMSPAEALRH